The nucleotide window TATATTTAGATAAATGaccttgcttgattcttcttTTTTCAGATAGAAATATTTCCTTGCTGATGTTTGATACGCTTACCTTGTAGGTGCGTGACAGAGCGACCCTTTACCTCAAATTGTTAGGTGGGGAAGCTACAGTTGGTGAGACAGAGAAGGATGTGAATGAATTTCTCTTTGGCTCACTTGATGTTCCACTAGTAAACTTGGAGACGAGCCTGCGGAATTATGTATGTCTTGGTCACTTGAATATAATTATGCTTTTGCTCTGTTATCCTTGTATATCTTATGTTATCATTATTTGTTGATAGGAACCTTCAGATGTACCTTTTGATATTTCATCTGTTTCGAAGGAGACAAAATCCCAACCCCTTGCTGAGAAAAAGTCTACAGGCAAGAAATCAGCCGGTCCGGCATCTGCTGTCAGTGGCCCTGTTTCTACTGTTGATGCTTCTTATGAGAAGCTTCTTTCATCCATTCCGGAATTCGCTGATTTTGGAAAGCTATTTAAGGTTGGTATATATTATTTGTCCTTCTATAAAAGATGTGCATTATGGACCTGGCTGAATCTCATTGCATGTGTTGTAACTTTTTGTTCGCTCTTCCAGTCATCCGCACCTGTAGAATTGACTGAAGCTGAGACTGAATACTCAGTAAATGTTGTGAAGCATATTTTTGATGGACACGTTGTGCTCCAATACAACTGTACCAATACAATTCCTGAACAATTGCTTGAACAGGTATGTAACTTCTTTCATATTTATAGGTTTATACATGCATATGTTGTGTTTTTATGATTCAGTGCCTTTAACTCCTCAATTCCACAGGTAGTTGTTTTCGTTGATGCTTCGGAGGCTGATGAATTTTTAGAAGTTGCTTCGAAGCCTTTAGAATCATTACCATATGATTCTCCTGGACGGACCTTTGTGGCTTTTGAAAAGCCAGAAGGTGTCATTGCCACCGGCAAGTTCTCAAATATCCTGAAATTCATTGTTAAGGAGGTGTGTGTTTTGCTTGCTCCTCCCCATTatcttatatttttctatgtgcatTTTGTGTGAGGTGAGGATAAGTGCCCATGAACAAATGGAAGGCATTCTTGACACCTTGGCTACTCCAGAAACCAGTGCTTCGTTTAGCTTGCGATGTGTATATGAAAAAGTTGTTCAGTTCCAGTTTTTGTTCCTTTTGGGAAATGCTGAACCAGGCCTTCCCTATGGGAAGAACCATTCTTACCGAACAAAGAAGGGAGGCCATGTATGAAAGCTTATCATAAAACGTGATAATTTAAATGGAACTATCTGGTTCTCCAGCCTAAGGTCCCTTGCAGTCATACCAGTAATCATGGTTGAACTTACTTTTTATCTGTAATCTTTGATTTGACATAAGATAGTGTTTTGTCTAAACTTTGGCTGATCTGTACCTAAAGTGTTCTGAACTGGAAATCAGATCTACCTTCTTTGTTGCTATATGCACTAGTATATTGAGCTTCAGGGTCCTTTTGAGTTCTCAGCGAAATTGTTAAATCTGTTACTTGGATGCCCTTGACTCCTTGCAAATGCACTAAACTGGGATCTACATCTGTGTTTGTACTCTTCTGAATAAGATCATTGTACGGCATATATACGCTTAATCGGTTCAGATAATTTGTGAAATGCTTTCCTGTCTTTCCATTTGAAGCGGTAAATGATAATTTGTTGATTTGACTCATTTGTTGTGTTTCAGGTTGACCCATCCACTGGTGAAGCTGAGGATGATGGTGTTGAGGATGAGTACCAGCTTGAAGATCTTGAAATCGTTTCTGCTGATTATATGTTGAAGGTGGGAGCATCTAACTTCCGAAATGCCTGGGAAAGCATGGATCCGGAGAGTGAGCGGGTTGACGAGTATGGGCTTGGAGTAAGGGAGAGCCTGGCTGAGGCTGTAAGTGCTGTTATAAGCATCCTCGGCATGCAGCCTTGCGAGGTCAGTCTCCTTTATCATTCTTTTTCCTATCGAATGAATGCCACTGTCACATATAATAATAAGTCGATTTGTAATAAATTTGCTTAAAAAGTTATATAGTGTTTCTACCTCGTGGAGAGATTGCAGGATTTAGagcttttttttttagaaatttcctagGCCTGTACCAATTAGTAGTCCTGGTCATTAATAAGAAGTTGTATCTCCTTCCTTGatatttgacaattttttttaattcctATAAAATCTAGCAGTATTGATAGTTCAAGCAACCAACAGCTCAAAGGGTTATCACCTTGATTCGGAACCCTGGCTGTATTTAGCATTGCTTTTCACCTTAAAATGATGACTCGTTTCACCTTTGGTTTGTAGGGAACTGACGTGGTCCCAAGCAATTCAAGGTCGCACACTTGTCTGCTCTCTGGTGTGTTTATTGGTAACGTGAAAGTCTTGGTGAGGCTGTCATTTGGAATCAGTGCACCGAAGGAGGTGGCCATGAAGCTAGCAGTTAGATCTGATGATCCAGAGATCAGTGACAAGATCCACGAAATTGTTGCTAATGGCTAAGAACACTAGTAGAATATTTTTTTTGACTCCTTTTGTTTTGGCTTTCATGCTACGGGAAGCTTGAGGGGATTCAATTAATTCTAGTATATGTAAGCTTGGTTTCCAGTTGGATCCATCTTTTGTTGCACCACCATTCTTCCTCGACACAGTACAACAGTTTTTTGGTTGATTTGGATCTGTACAATTTTCCTTATATACCGAGGAGATAATAGTGTATGCAATAAAATTCAAGTAAAGTTTTGTTGGTAAAATGAAGCATATTGCACATCAGCAACAAAATCTTGTATTGACGAGGCAACTGCTTAAATTCGTGGCCTCATAAGGTGTGGCTTTCACCTATGCTTAGGTTCTATTTGGTTCAGTTTTGAGTTTAGAAAAGCTACCGTAAGCTGTAAAAAGGTTGATCCTGAGCTATGTGCCTTGGAGAAGTTGTAAACTGTTGGTCTATGTTTCGTGAAAATAGATGTGGAACTAATCTTTGTTTTCATCCATTTAATGAAAAAATAGTTGTGAAACATCTCTTTGCTTTTATCCATTTAGAAAAACAGAACCAAAAATAGGATCGAAGGCCCTCTCTCTTGTCTTCCTAGAAAATGGTTGTGAAACATCTCTTTGTTTTCACCTATTATTTTCACCCATTTGAGAAAGCCAAGAGCTAAAAACAGGGCCGATTGCTGCGAAATTTTACTATGCATTAAAAAGCAGCTTCTTGTTCCAGCATTTTCGTTGACGTTCTGCCTTTTGGCAGAAGCACTTTCTAGCGCCTTGAACTAGAATAGTCAGTTTCAACTGTATGTAAACCGGTTCGGAGGTAGCAGAAATAGTCAGTTTTCAACTCTGTTCTTCGATATTGGATCGTTAAAAGTGGAGGTAGTTAAGGGGTTGGGTTGTGATGTTGATATAACTCGAAGGTTTAAGTGTGATCTGTCTCCATGTCACTCGATTATTAGATCAGCATTCAATGCTTCGGTCCTGTTCGCTGGttttataatccatatttttcagcttatttttttttcagtcggaacagtatttttctcccgTAACAAattagtcagaacagtatttcggcttgttttttcagcgaagcgaacggagccgaATTCATCTGTTTCTTTATCTACCTGCATATTATCAATGCTCGAGAGATCTTGCCACACCGCCTGTGCGTCCGCGGTGGAGGGGTAACGCCTCATTCGCAGCATCACTGCATCACCATTTGCCTGGCCTTTGCGGGCAATCGTGTCACTCGTTGTAACACCGTGAAATTTTGCTTCTTTTCGAAATagctaaatttgatttatttatgcaattgtGTGAGCATTGGAATGTAGAGAAATAATACTTTTTgctaaattaaaatcaatcataaggttagatacatgctgttgcatcatGCCGCTGCATATTTGTTTCTGTATTGATTGGTTTTTAACTAAAACTCAAACTGAATTCAAAACCATTTAAATTAGCTTTGGAAAAATTCAGattttagaaaataaaaaggCAAAAGTTTTTCTTCCTCCCTTCCCACCTTCTGGCCTGTCGGCCTGCTCCACACCCCGCAGGCCCAGCGCAGCGCCGCGGCCCACCTCGGCCTGCCGGCCCAGCCAAGTGGCAGCTGTGCCGCTCCGACCCAATGCTGCGGCCCAGCAGGCACTGGTGCACTCCCTCCCTTGCTCTCACTGCCGCACGGGGCCCTCACAACAGTGTCACCTTCTACCTCTTTTCCCTGTGCTCGAGTCGAACCCGAACCCGAGCCCGACGCCGCCGAGCATCGTAACCCGCAACCGAGTCGATTTTTGGGCGTGTGTGCCACACCTGGGCGCCCTATAAAAGCCGCCGCCTTCCCCTTTCGCTCTCCTTTTCCCATCTACGAGCATCCACCGCCTCCATCGAGCTTGCCGCGCCGCCGCAAGCCCTAGCTGCCGCAGCCGAGCACCGGGCCGCCGTTCCGCCCCTTCTCCGTCGTCATCGGTCTGCTGCCGAGCTTCTCGACGCGGTAGTGAACTTCCCCGCTCCGTTTTTCTCTCTTTCGCTCTCTGTTGCTTATGCGATGCCGCCGAACCTTCGCAGGAGCCGCAGTCCGCTGAACCGAGCCTCTCTCCGTCCTTGTCCCGTCTTCGACCGAGGATAAGCCCTAGGTGAGCTCGACTTCATCTCCACCTTCTACCTGTGCTTTACCCATGTAGAATCGTGGCCCGTAGGCCGATTTCCGTGTTCGCCGGCAAGGTCCTCGCTGCCGGCAATGGTGGCCACCGCGCTGACTGTCGTCTCTGGCCAGCCCCCTCTCTCTTATACTCTCTCATTGAATTTCAGTTGTCCAGATCGAGTTCAACGGCtaagattagaagataccccttcgcagtcacttttgctaaagagcccttcGGTTTCTTCACATTTGTGCCCGCCATCCCTGGTTCAGTTCAAAATCCTGATTTTGATTATTTTTAATTCGAATTAAGTTCGGTTTAATTACAGTTCTGCCACCGGTAGCTTATAAATGTTATATCTTCCACGTTTTAAATCCGATTTCGGTGATTCTCGCGTCATAGCGACATGTAGAATAGTTTTAAACACTTTTCAACTTATTTTCTtcactgttggtgtactgttttaATTGTAGCTCTTGTTTGCTTCATGCATGATTGTGTGGATGCTTGTGTGTTGCTATGTTGTGATGATCGAgaatagacggtgagcagttcgacGGTGATTAAGAGAAATATTTTGAAGAGCAGGACCAGCAGGGCTATtttgagcaaggcaagtatagcatgggatcatccttattgtcctattcacatTAAtcacattttaatcatatgcatgtgtctatcttgactaccattaaggatatcctagctttgtacttgtaccttgtcaTCTAAgggtttatgcattgggtagtatgatgctagcgctTAATTAAAgatcatgatcttataacttgactaatggtatatgcaataaacaaaaaaagtatgctttttagcaacaagaaacaagagggctagagcatagtttttgtgatgctctagattcctctcttaaaggacttatctgtaactgatcatccgggacttacaatacaaccatgagtgctataTGACTTTGGCTTTAgttaagtatgaggaccttttctagcttgttagtggttacctttatggcgtaaaagTGGCTTAACGAGCtgagtatagtgcggcctctgtccctatGTGTATAGCCTACGTGGAATGTGCCATTCGGAAGGGGGCTATATATTCCTTTGCCtcggaaacctagcggccctaacttgttagacgaatctttgaaagATTTCGTagtgaaccttgccgaccttccttagtagtgagtcaagaggctcgcgacctcgggcgaaagggtaaatcacgactcatagtgaaagtgtacaacctctgctgagtgtaaaactggtatatcaaccgtgctcacggccacgagcagccttggacccttatggaatagatgatcattaatgataattatgtttatgctattcattattcatgtttacctgatcatgtgtttatttgGTTTTATGTTAAACTtgatgctactcaattgcttaaaattgtgattccatAAAAGCTAaccacagttaaaccagtgtctatCTTTTTGAGCCTTATGTACCTCATGTTATtcttgttgagtacgagatgtacttatgcTGGTTTATTTTcactacttggataaaaatcctagatggataACAGATTGCAATGGTTATGAGGATTTTCTCGAGGATTACTAGTCTTGCGATCAACCTGTTGACCGTACCTGTGGTTATGGAGGCGTCATTTGGAGTGTTTAGCTATTTATTTCTGCATGCTGAGACTTTGGTTTTTATGTAATGAATTAATACCCGTGATGTAATAAAGCACTATGCTTAGTATTCTCTTAAAATTTGTTTCTATACATGTGTAATTGATTTCTGGACATATATATGGTTTATATCGAATTTTGTCTTTAAAATTAGGTATGACACTCGTCCGCGGTGAAAACCTTAACCTATATATACCCCTAAACACACTGTGAGAATCATGGTGTTGATGTCATGCGGACAAAATCCAACTTCATCGAGTGAGACAGCTTCTCCGTAAAAATCAGATGTTACTCTGCCACTGGAGGTTAAACCTCACAGCCCAAAATGTGAGATAAAGACGGATCCAAATTCCAAATTAAAACATTTTATACTACACAAATAATGGAACAAGATGCAGACACGTCGACTACGCTACCCGACGTGAACATTACATGATTATATCTATTATACGTACTATTATCAAATCAATGATCAGTGGTCGCGGCAGGTTAAATAAATGAAACGCATGGTCCACGCAGTAAATACGGACAGCTCACTCCCGTCTATATCACTCTCAGAGCAAGTTTAATAATATAGCCAGCAAGCTGGCTGTAAGGTTCATtatagccttctctcagcccactcatacaaTAGTTGACTCTTtatagttaatacatggcccacttgtctctctcacagactttcttggttcttgtgcccaaaccGGCTGTAAACTTAcaacccgcttctcctctctctcctcccctctttcctccacctcagcatttagtcggcttacagcctgctattagagcaagtataataacgcTTTTGAGCCGGCGAAGAGCAGTCCACGTCGacaaagcccttgtttagttggaccccaaaatacaaaaagttgctacagtacctgtcacatcgaatgtttgcggcccgtgcatggagcattaaatgtagacgaaaagaaaaactaattgcacagtttggtgagaaattgcgagacgaacgttttaagcctaattagtcaatgtttggacactatttaccaaataaaaacgaaggtgctacagtaaccccaaaatctaaatttcgcgaactaaacaagggcaaaaAAGACGCCACGGTAGGAGAGAGACCGTGGAGCGGGCGATTCCCTTCTCGCCGGCTGCAGCCGGCTGCAGCACAAGCCACGAGAAAAAAGCTTATCTCTCAGCCCGCAATGCTCTGAACATCTGAACGTATATTGATCTGAGCATTAAATACTACAACCAACCCTACAGTCTGCCCCACTATATCAGTCTTCGTTGCTGAAAGCTGCAGCGGACTGGCGAGTGATGTGGCATGGGCATGCAGCCTGCTGCCGGCGTTTTTATTAAACTTGGGCCTTATTTAGATTGAAGAttttttcaacccgatgaatagtagcactttcatcttatttggtaaatattgtccaatcgtggaccaactaagctcaaaagattcatctcgtgatttccaactaaactgtgcaattagttatttttttacctacatttaatgctccatacatgcatctaaaaattgatgtgatgaagagagagtgaaaaattTTTggagtgatctaaacaaggccttgctcTTATACTTGCTCTCAGTACCCAGCTCGCTGAGCAGAAGCAGGAGCAGCCATGGCCCAAAAAACCCAACAGGAAggcggcgccgccggcgcgtCTCCTCCTCATCTCCACGTCGTGGTGTTCCCATGGCTGGCGTTCGGCCACATGATCCCGTTCCTCGAGCTCTCCAAGCGCCTGGCGCGGCGTGGCCACGCCGTCACCTTCGTGTCCACGCTGAGGAACGCCGCCAGGCTGGGCGCCGTCCCGCCGGAGCTGTCTGCGTGCCTCCGCGTCGTCGCGCTGGGCCTCCCGGACGTCGAGGGCCTCCCGGACGGCGCCGAGTCCACCGCCGACGTCCCGCCCGAGAAGGTCGGCCTGCTCAAGAAGGCCTTCGACGGCCTCGCCGCGCCGTTCGCCCACCTCGTCGCGCTGGCctgcgccgacgccgacgccggcggcggcggtagtGGCAGTGGCGACGCTGTTGGGGTTGGGTTCTCGAGGAAGCCCGACTTTATCGTCCTCGACTTCGCGCAGAACTGGATCTGGCCAATCGCCGAGGAACACGAGGTACATCATGCCCCACTTGTTCTCCAAGAGTAGCCGACAAAATTTGTGATACGTTCCGACAAGAATATCTCGGTTTTGTGAGACTTGTTTACTCCTATATATTCGTTTACTGTAGATCGCGTGCGCCATCTTCCTCATCCTGCCGGCGTCGATCTTGGCGTTCCTGGGCCCGCGGCATGAGAACGAGGCGCACCCACGGACGACGACTGAGGACTACATGGTGCAACCACCGTGGATCCCGTTCCCCACCACCATGGCGCACCGGCGGCACGAGGCGGAGGCCATCGCCGCCGTGTTCCGGCAGAACGCCTCCGGCGTGTCGGACATGGACCGCTTCTACGAGATGCAGCGCCCGTGCTGCCGCCTCATCGTGCTCCGCAGCTGCCCCGAGGCGGAGCCGCGGCTGTTCCCGCTCCTGACGGACCTCCTCGCCAAGCCCGTCGTCCCCTCCGGCCTCCTCCTGCCCGACGAGGTGGCCGACGACGATGACGCCGGCCCGGGCGGCGACGGCGACCAGTCGTTCTCGGACGTCATGCGGTGGCTGGACGAGCAGCCGGCGCGGTCGGTCATCTACGTGGCGCTCGGGAGCGAGGCGCCGGTGACAGCGGACCACGTGCGGGAGCTGGCGCTGGGGCTGGAGCGCTCCGGCGCGCGCTTCCTCTGGGCGGTCCGTCGCCCCGCCGGCCACCCCTCCGGCGGCGCGCTGCCGCTACTCCCGGACGGGTTCGAGGCCCGCGTGGCGGGGCGCGGGGTGGCGCGCGCCGGGTGGGTGCCGCAGGTGCGCGTGCTGGCGCACGCCGCCGTGGGCGCGTTCCTCACGCACTGCGGCTGGGGCTCCACCGTGGAGAGCCTCTTCCGGTTCGGCCTGCCGCTCGTGATGCTGCCGTTCGTCGCCGACCAGGGCCTCATCGCGcgcgccatggcggcgcacggcgtcGGCGTCGAGGTGCCCAGGGACGAGCACGACGGGTCGTTCCGCGGGGACGACGTCGCGGCGACGGTGCGGCGGGTGATCGCGGAGGAAGAGGGTCGGGAGCTCGCGCGCAATGCCAGGCAGATGCAGAAGGTAGTCGGCGACAGGGCAAAACAAGAGCAGTACGTGGATGAGCTTGTGGACTATTTGCGGCGCTACAAATAAGATTTATCCAGTTATTTCAGTGTATCTTTCAGTATTGTCCGAATAATGTTGTCTCTAATAGTTTGGTTCTTGTATCATTCAGTATAAATTGGTGAACATTTGTTATGAAATACTTGCGCCTTCCTTTAAAAAAACGGTAATACTACAGACAGGACATCGGACGGCAGCGACTCATCTCGGGATGCGTGGCGTGACGTGCACCACAACTTTATCTAACTGCCACACGCATCGCTCgcctaaataaataaaaaaggattaagtccacttttggcacctcaactattgtgtcggtctaattttaaccgtcaactacaaaaccgtctagtacCGGTACCTAACTGTCAAAATCGTTTACTTTTAGCACCTGGCCTAGGGCAAGGCTGTTTTGACCGATGTTGAGCGGTTTTGACACGCAACCTCCATCTCAGTGACATATGGGCCCACGCATCATCGACTCACATGCTATAAACATATGTTTTTACATAGCAATGGGGTACCGGCGGCCCTCCGCGACCATCTCGGGCGCGGACGCATGACCGGCGCGGATCCGCAGTCTTTGCGGCGCGGAGGCCGCTGGTCGCCGGTGAGGCGATGGGCCAACGACGAGCGCGATTGGGCGGAGGCGTGGCCGGCGTGGGCGCGGAGGCACGACCGGAGCTAATCCGTAGCCAGCGCGGCGCGGAGGCCGCTGGTCGCCGGTGAGGCGATGGGCCAACGACGAGCACGGCTAGGCAGAGGCACGACCTGCGTGGGCGTGGAGGCGCGACCATTTCGGGCACGAAGGCAAGAC belongs to Miscanthus floridulus cultivar M001 chromosome 4, ASM1932011v1, whole genome shotgun sequence and includes:
- the LOC136551113 gene encoding UDP-glycosyltransferase 91C1-like, encoding MAQKTQQEGGAAGASPPHLHVVVFPWLAFGHMIPFLELSKRLARRGHAVTFVSTLRNAARLGAVPPELSACLRVVALGLPDVEGLPDGAESTADVPPEKVGLLKKAFDGLAAPFAHLVALACADADAGGGGSGSGDAVGVGFSRKPDFIVLDFAQNWIWPIAEEHEIACAIFLILPASILAFLGPRHENEAHPRTTTEDYMVQPPWIPFPTTMAHRRHEAEAIAAVFRQNASGVSDMDRFYEMQRPCCRLIVLRSCPEAEPRLFPLLTDLLAKPVVPSGLLLPDEVADDDDAGPGGDGDQSFSDVMRWLDEQPARSVIYVALGSEAPVTADHVRELALGLERSGARFLWAVRRPAGHPSGGALPLLPDGFEARVAGRGVARAGWVPQVRVLAHAAVGAFLTHCGWGSTVESLFRFGLPLVMLPFVADQGLIARAMAAHGVGVEVPRDEHDGSFRGDDVAATVRRVIAEEEGRELARNARQMQKVVGDRAKQEQYVDELVDYLRRYK